ACCCGACAATTGAATGAAGTCTTTACCGCAATACTCGCGCTGTTCACTTACACGGGACATGTTGGCAGTTGCATCTTTTACACCAACAATATTCGGGCACTCTTTGTGCAGCTCAGCCATTGTCTGACTGGTCATGTCAATCACTGAGCGGCCTGGAATGTTATAGATATAGATAGGAAGTTCTGCAGATTGGGCAACAGCTTTATAATGCGCTTTTAGACCAGCCTGATTAGGCTTGTTATAATATGGCGTTACAATAAGCAGGCCGTTTGCGCCCATATTCTCCGCATGTTTAACGAAGTCGAGAGCCTCTTGCGTATTATTCGATCCTGCACCAGCCATTACCGGGACGCGCCCTGCCGCAACTTCAATACACAGCTCAATAACACGCTTGTGCTCTGCATGGGATAGAGTTGGACTTTCACCAGTTGTACCCACGGGAACAAGCCCATGGGTGCCCTGTTTTATCTGCCAGTCCACAAAATCCTGGAAGGTTTTCTCATCCACTACTCCACCTTTAAATGGCGTGACTAGTGCGGTGATAGATCCCTTAAACATCTCAGGTTCCTCATTGGAAGACAGATTATAAATAACAATATGCTAACCGTGATTAGCTTGGATCGTCACCATAGTCATGTTGTTTCAATCCAGCAACGGCCAACCTATATTATCGCATAAGATTCGGTCGATAAGTTACTGTTAGTTTTTGCTGTCACATACTCCGCCTGTGGACTTAACGGCATCGGGAAACTAAAGGTTCATTTATAACTGCTATGGCAGTCACTATGGAACAGTAGCTGACCAGCCCATTGTTCCATATTCGGGTAAAAAGAACTTCTCACATGAGGGGCGCTAAGCACTATGCGTATTCGTCGGTTAATTTATTTGGGCACAGCAGCCTCAGCATTTTGTTTATCTGGGATATCTTCACATCCTGCACTAGCAAATTTAACCAATGAATTTCATAGTGTTACGCCTATTTCCAAGCCTCTAGGGACTAGTAAAAAAAGAGTATCCCAAACGCTCTCTCTGGATAAGGCTGGACATTTTCCAAAAGCCAAACCGGCACAAGTGCCTCCCATTGTAGCCACCTCACCAACAACACAGTCGGCCCTTGAAACTGCCCCAGCATCTCCCAAGCAGGCCATTGCTTATGCCGCTGAGCCTGCCCACGGCGCGGTTTCCAATCAAAGCCCACAACAACAGCTAACCGAAAATTATTTTCCACAGAAAGAGGTTATATCTGGTTCCCCCGCAACACTGGAAGCTTTGAAAAAAGGCCTTATCGATGTGAAGTCTGGCCGCATTCAACAAGCTTTAAATGTTCACGCCAGTCTTCCAGATACGCTGGATCGCCGTATTCTAGAGTGGCAGCTGATGGTGAATGGCGGTCCATCGGTTCCCATTGCTTTAATTACTGAGTTTGCGGGTAAAGCTCCCTACTGGCCTTCCCCGGAAATTGCTCGCACAAGAGCAGAGGCATCTCTAGCCGCTGCAAACTTACGGCCTCAACAAGTTATTTCCGCTTTTGCAGGATCGCAGCCGGAAAGCTTTAGCGGAAAAATTGCACTGGCAAAAGCGTATGTGACAACTGGTCAAAACACTAAAGCGCGTGAACTGATCGCCCCTATTTGGAAAACAAACCCGCTCGAGAAGCAGGAAACTGGTTTTCTACGAAACTTTGGAAGAGTTTTGACACAGGAAGACCATCGCCTAAGGGCTGAAATGCTGCTGTATCGGGACAGAACCAGAGCTGCTGAGCGGTTGTTACCTCATCTCACCCATAATCATCAGCGCTATATGAAAGCCCGCATTGCATCCATTCGCAAAGCAAAGAACGCAGAAAAGCAGCTGGCGGCTGTACCGAGGTCCATGCAATCTGAACCCGGTTATCTGTTTGCACTGATCAAGAGAGCAAGAAGCCGCTCTGATTATTTATCTGCTGCCAAGTACCTGGATCAAGCACCAACCAATCCTGACAAGCTGGTTAACCCTGATGAATGGTGGGTTCAAAGACGGGTTGTCTCCCGTATGCTTTTGGAAAAAGGAGAGGCAAAGCGGGCCTATTCCATTGCAGCAAATCACTCAGCACAATCTGCAGGCAGTTATACGGAGGCTGAGTGGCACGCAGGTTGGTATGCGCTGCGGTTCTTAAACAATCCGCAAGTAGCTGAAAAGCACTTTAAAAATATCACCAAGCGCGCCAAAACTCCCATCACCCTTTCCAAGGCTTATTATTGGATTGGCCGATCAAGGGAAGCTACGGGAGATGTGAATGGCGCGATTTCCGCCTACAGGAGCGCAGGGAAATTTGGTACTGCATTTTATGGTCAGCTGGCACTTGCCAAATTGAGCGAGACATCAATTCCTCTGGTCGTTCACACCAAGCCATCAGCTGCTGAAAAAGTCCAGTTTGAGCAAAACGAGCTGGTGCAGGCCATTCGCCGAATGGATGCAGCAGGCTTCCATCAAGAGACATTGCTGCTCTATAAGCACTTGGCTGAAAAGCTTAATAGTAACAGCCAAATTCAATTACTCACGCAACTCGCTGAAGAAAAAGGCCGCTACAACTGGTCCTTGATGATCGGTAAGTTGGCCTATGCGAAACGCTTGAGTGCAAACTCCCTTGCCTATCCGACCTCCGCAATTCCATCAAAAACCGTTATTACCGATGGCGTTGAAAAGCCTATGGTCTACGCTATTGCTCGGCAAGAAAGCGCTTTTGACCCTAAAGCAAAAAGCAGCGCAGGTGCCCTTGGCCTTCTTCAGCTCATGCCGGGGACAGCACGCGAAACAGCCAAGTCAATTGGTGTAACCTACCAAAAGTCGAAGCTGACAAATGACCCGGCTTATAATGCCACCCTTGGAGCCAAACATCTCGATGAACTTATCGCCAAGTTTAATGGATCCTACATTCTGACATTTGCTGCCTACAATGCCGGAAAAGGCAAGGTGGAAGAATGGATCAGGCGTTTTGGAGACCCGCGGGACCCGAAAGTTGATCCTATTGACTGGATAGAGATGATTCCCTACGGGGAGACACGAAGCTACGTCCAACGCATCACTGAAAATCTGCAGGTTTATAGGCATAAACTTCAACAAAAACCTCTGACAATTGTTGAAGATATTACACGGGTCAGCTCTTAGATAGCTTCAGTAGTTTTCTTTCTACTCTCAGCTAGCATTTTGATGAGTTGGCCCCCCTCTAAATCCTAGGGATTGACTCCTGAAGTCCTAGATCTCCCAATGGGGCCAATAGGATTTCAAAGTTACAGGAGGGCTCGATGTTGGAACGAACCGCATTGTCAATGGTGAAGCTTTGGTGACTATGCAGCCAAGCCTTTTCACTTGGAAGGCGGAGGATGGTTTGCAGTTGGCAGCTCGTATTTGGAAAGCCAGACACGAGACAGCCGCGCCCCTGTTATGCCTGAGCGGTTTGACGCGAAATTCCCGCGACTTCGGTGCAATAGCAGAGTATTTGCAGGCCCGTGGTAGAACAGTGATCGCCATGGACTATCGTGGAAGGGGAGAATCTCAGTATGCTCAAGATTATAAGAGCTATTCTCTTGAGCAGGAATCCGCGGATATTGAAGCTGGACTACTAGAACTGGGTATTGATGAGTTTTCGATTCTTGGAACATCACGGGGCGGCTTTCACGCCATGCTTCTCTCCCTCAAAATGCCAGAGAAATTGAAGGGGGTCATTCTCAACGATATAGGCCCGGTTTTAAACCCTCTAGGACTGGCGGATATTGTAGAATATGTGGGCACACATATGACAGCCGCATCTATTGACGAGGCAGCTCACTACCAAAAGTCATTACATTCAAAATATTTCACCAGCTTATGCGATAGGGGCTGGGTGAGATTTGCTCAGCAACTCTATTCGTCAACTGATGGAAGGGGTGAAGTAACGCTGGCTTATGATAGGAAACTTGGCGATGCAACCCGGGAGACCTATGATCCATCGCTAAATACAGAATTCTGGCCCCTGTTTGCAGGCCTAAAACCTCTAAAGCATCTGTTAGTTGCAGGCTCAAACTCCCCACTCCTGTCAAAAGATGCCATCACAGCCAAGCAGGACGCTCACCCCCATATGGAAACACATATTGTTACAGATGAGGGACATGCCCCATTGCTTTGGGATGCAAAAACGCAAGAAAGAGTCGAAGCTTTTCTTCAAAAACTTAGCTAAACGCCATAAAAGTAAGTCTCATCGATAAGATAAAACACACATAAGCACTCAGTAATGGCGATAAAAAAGCCGCCAGATTTGGCGGCTCTCTAGATGAAGGCTATATGTACTAGAATGTACGCTGAACTCTGAGCAAAGCACTGGCTTCGGTGTAGTCGTCCTCATGCTTTACATCTGTTCGTGCGATTCCGAAATCAACACCGAATTCCAGACCATTAACCGGTGCCCATGCGACATCCCAGTCAAACGCCCAACGGGAGTAATCGTTTTGCGGCGCCCCTTCCGGCGTATCCACATCCACATAACTGGTATCAAAATCTACCCGCACTTCCGGCGTGAAATAGTGCGTATATCCACCTGAAACCGCTATACCCTGAGTTTTTCCCGAGTGGTCATCGAGGTAGTAGACATCAAAGACATCATCCACATTCAAATAGCGAAGAGCCGCATCCGCATATTGAACTTGCAAGGCGATAGCGTCGCCATCCCCCAACATAGGCAGGTTGATAATGGTTCCAGCGCCAATCGCCCAGCCAGCTTTACTTTGTCTTCCTTGGGAAAGTGGACGTACGTCCTGAACCGCACCAGATAATTGAATGGCACCCCACGCTTGATCGAGACGCATGGCAATTACTCCGGCAGGTGCGCGGCTCCCCCCCGCCCCATTCACTCCATTCCAAACATAGACACCGTTAGTACGCTCTGACATATCCTCGGCAGATAAAGACAGGGACAGACCATTACCAAGAGCTGCTGTATAGCCAGCTACCCATGTATTTTCATCGGACCAATTCCGGTCCACCGACCCGTAGGTAGCTCCGGTAAAAAAGTCAAAGAACGAGGCAGTTCGCCCAAACGTAAACCCATTCATTTGAATGTAGGCAGCTTCCAGATGCATATCCGTGCGCTCTCCGCGGCGCAGATCTGGGTCGGAGTTCGTTGCATTACCTGCGGCCCAAGCCTCTGTTGAATCCACTGTGGCCTGCAACTCCGCATAGGCCTTTATTAGGCCAAACTCACTATCAGTGTAAGTTTCAAGCATCAAGTCGGAGCGTGCCCGAAAGCGCATTCCATTTCGCTCGCGCTGATCCCAGTTATTTGGTTTTGACCCGAAATTAAGTGCTTGCGCCTCTACACGCACCCGCCCCCCTAACCGTAAGCAGGTACTGGTTCCGGGAATATAATAGAACCCCTGCCCGAAAGCATCGCAAACCTCCACATAATTCGCTGGCTCTGCATACTGAAAACTCTCGGGACTGGTAGATAAGTCAGCAGCTTGGCCTGCCGATATTCCCAGAGGCAACCCGAAAATCGCTAGAAACTTGGCTTTCATGAAATGTTCCTCAAAAGTCACTCCAGCTTGATGAAGCCACCAAGCTGATCCCCACGACTGGAGCCCCAGAAAACAAATTACGCTAAAGAAACACTGGAAATATGCTCTCGTCTTTTCTGGCACTCATTACGTAACCTAGACAATTATGCCATTGCAATTTTTGCGCAATTGCCGTGGTTTGGCGGATAAGAAACACTTACGAGTTTGAAGGAGGTGGAACAAAGCGGGGGGATTACGCTCAATGTAATTCAAGCGGGGAGTTAGCATTGGAGTTTTTAAGGGGGCTCTTTGGTTAGCTGCAAAAGCTTGCCCCTGAAAAAGGGGAACCCGACGGGTTGGACGCCGCCGGGTTTGAGAGACTGATTGGAGATCAGGACTAATCATACCAACCAGAGCTAGAATATCGTGTGACATCAATGTCTGTCACTTCCTCAAATTTAGGCATAATGACGCAAAATTGCAACAGTCAATACCTTACCAATTTGTAACAGGTGGGAAAAGTGTAATCTTTATGAGCCAGCCCTTTGATACACTGACAGGGTAAACACCTATATCAAAATACAAAAAGGCCCCGATGGCCTAAGCCACCGGAGCCCTCTTTCCGCCAAAAGCAGAAACCTTTAAATCTGAAGTATCAGATTAGAAGGAGAACTGAACGCGGGAACCAACGTAGAGTTCGTCTTCGTCAGCACCACCGTCGTAATCGTGATTAACCCAGCCAGCAGCAGCACCGATCAGGAGACCGGAAACTGGTGTCCAGAATACGGAAGCATCAACAGCAGTACGATCGTAGTCTGCATCAAGGTCACCCAGATCCAGATCCATGTAAGAGGCATCAATAGTACCAGTTACAGTATCAGTAAGCGCATGCTCGATACCAAATGCGAGTGCATAACCGTGTGTACCGGCTGCATCAAGAACTGCTGTTTCGTCAGCGTCGTCACCAAGATCAAGTCCGGAGATTCCGCCACCAAAGCCGAGGTAGCTCAGAGCGCTATCAGCATACGCTGCTTGGAAGGCCACTTGTGTACCTTCGCCCAGCATACCTGTTGTGAAAGTTGCCTGCAGAGCGAAACCGTAGTCT
This genomic window from Pseudovibrio sp. M1P-2-3 contains:
- the dapA gene encoding 4-hydroxy-tetrahydrodipicolinate synthase, with product MFKGSITALVTPFKGGVVDEKTFQDFVDWQIKQGTHGLVPVGTTGESPTLSHAEHKRVIELCIEVAAGRVPVMAGAGSNNTQEALDFVKHAENMGANGLLIVTPYYNKPNQAGLKAHYKAVAQSAELPIYIYNIPGRSVIDMTSQTMAELHKECPNIVGVKDATANMSRVSEQREYCGKDFIQLSGEDITALGFMAHGGHGCISVTANVAPNLCSRFQEACLAGDFATALELQDKLAPLHNALFLEPNPTGVKYALSLLGKIENSVRLPLVTVSEDTQAAIQKAMKHAGLLD
- a CDS encoding lytic transglycosylase domain-containing protein, whose amino-acid sequence is MPPIVATSPTTQSALETAPASPKQAIAYAAEPAHGAVSNQSPQQQLTENYFPQKEVISGSPATLEALKKGLIDVKSGRIQQALNVHASLPDTLDRRILEWQLMVNGGPSVPIALITEFAGKAPYWPSPEIARTRAEASLAAANLRPQQVISAFAGSQPESFSGKIALAKAYVTTGQNTKARELIAPIWKTNPLEKQETGFLRNFGRVLTQEDHRLRAEMLLYRDRTRAAERLLPHLTHNHQRYMKARIASIRKAKNAEKQLAAVPRSMQSEPGYLFALIKRARSRSDYLSAAKYLDQAPTNPDKLVNPDEWWVQRRVVSRMLLEKGEAKRAYSIAANHSAQSAGSYTEAEWHAGWYALRFLNNPQVAEKHFKNITKRAKTPITLSKAYYWIGRSREATGDVNGAISAYRSAGKFGTAFYGQLALAKLSETSIPLVVHTKPSAAEKVQFEQNELVQAIRRMDAAGFHQETLLLYKHLAEKLNSNSQIQLLTQLAEEKGRYNWSLMIGKLAYAKRLSANSLAYPTSAIPSKTVITDGVEKPMVYAIARQESAFDPKAKSSAGALGLLQLMPGTARETAKSIGVTYQKSKLTNDPAYNATLGAKHLDELIAKFNGSYILTFAAYNAGKGKVEEWIRRFGDPRDPKVDPIDWIEMIPYGETRSYVQRITENLQVYRHKLQQKPLTIVEDITRVSS
- a CDS encoding alpha/beta fold hydrolase encodes the protein MQPSLFTWKAEDGLQLAARIWKARHETAAPLLCLSGLTRNSRDFGAIAEYLQARGRTVIAMDYRGRGESQYAQDYKSYSLEQESADIEAGLLELGIDEFSILGTSRGGFHAMLLSLKMPEKLKGVILNDIGPVLNPLGLADIVEYVGTHMTAASIDEAAHYQKSLHSKYFTSLCDRGWVRFAQQLYSSTDGRGEVTLAYDRKLGDATRETYDPSLNTEFWPLFAGLKPLKHLLVAGSNSPLLSKDAITAKQDAHPHMETHIVTDEGHAPLLWDAKTQERVEAFLQKLS
- a CDS encoding porin, encoding MKAKFLAIFGLPLGISAGQAADLSTSPESFQYAEPANYVEVCDAFGQGFYYIPGTSTCLRLGGRVRVEAQALNFGSKPNNWDQRERNGMRFRARSDLMLETYTDSEFGLIKAYAELQATVDSTEAWAAGNATNSDPDLRRGERTDMHLEAAYIQMNGFTFGRTASFFDFFTGATYGSVDRNWSDENTWVAGYTAALGNGLSLSLSAEDMSERTNGVYVWNGVNGAGGSRAPAGVIAMRLDQAWGAIQLSGAVQDVRPLSQGRQSKAGWAIGAGTIINLPMLGDGDAIALQVQYADAALRYLNVDDVFDVYYLDDHSGKTQGIAVSGGYTHYFTPEVRVDFDTSYVDVDTPEGAPQNDYSRWAFDWDVAWAPVNGLEFGVDFGIARTDVKHEDDYTEASALLRVQRTF